The proteins below come from a single Chitinophaga pinensis DSM 2588 genomic window:
- a CDS encoding sensor histidine kinase — MTQLFRNLISNALKFNSRDKNITISITARALNKEEIKELQELDQHADYYAITILDNGIGFDQAYAEKIFNIFQRLYGNKDYTGTGVSLAMCKEIVLSHNGVFMHSLVRGMVLLYYHITWKKIKRV, encoded by the coding sequence ATGACACAATTATTTAGAAACCTAATTTCGAATGCGTTGAAATTTAATTCCCGGGATAAAAATATTACTATTTCAATTACTGCCAGGGCTCTTAACAAGGAAGAAATAAAAGAACTACAGGAATTAGATCAACACGCAGACTATTATGCTATAACTATCCTGGACAATGGAATTGGTTTTGACCAGGCCTATGCAGAAAAAATATTTAATATTTTCCAGCGACTTTATGGAAACAAGGATTATACCGGAACTGGCGTAAGCCTGGCAATGTGCAAGGAAATTGTACTCAGCCATAATGGTGTATTCATGCACAGTCTAGTCCGGGGAATGGTGCTGCTTTACTATCATATTACCTGGAAAAAGATAAAACGCGTATAA
- a CDS encoding mechanosensitive ion channel family protein, translating into MFRLPHLVLILSLLPVFSHAQVLDNDSSRQSNSLKKQEDSAHSNFVSKMQQFAAATHQQTINERNADKAGIVQNEIFENLKKTMQHAKTYLKNGIDTVGISGDISKISEWHAIAGDGIFVNMGSAQTYRNLTTSYNLLGVLQKRISHHKTELDNYHHKLSNFRFQIDSLASDSMMFAFPGDSAALTKYLGKLATIAREISPADSILQKAMIDVEALQTKVNMESYRLTTSIDELELYQRQLHRRTWSREFTYLWQPTTYDRSFTTILGYSLAKSWLTFRFYAQNNYGKILFMLFLIFMTTLYIRSLKTIYRQRDLIRNDYEGQLVLRYPVLTAILIIVNVFQFIFPAPPFAFNALLWSVSAVSLTLLFRRFIIGYWMKIWIALFSLFIAASVNNLILQASRIERWFMFMLAASGILVTWIVFNKRKNWRQLREQWIIYFIGFLLLLELASIIANCYGRYNLSKTLLTSGYFNVVIAIMFLWTVRLINEGLELAFNIYSTQDRKLFYLNFQRIGNRAPKLFYLFLIVGWFILFGRNFYAFHLVTGPVQTLLSEERSVGDYTFTINTLLLFVLIMGLSVVISRIVSYFAADRHLNNEHPGKTEGTGIGSWLLLIRIFIITLGLLLSFAAAGIPMDKLAIILGALGVGIGFGLQTLVHNLVSGLIIAFEKPVNVGDIVEIDKQSGVMKSIGFRSSVLSTWDGANMVMPNGDLLNSHLINWTLGGNRRRMQLTVNVALNSDLEKVQVLLQKVLDSDDRISKQKKPLVLFDEFVNSSINVKVIYWLNDYRNDITTKSDLIIAIQKAFQQNDITFH; encoded by the coding sequence ATGTTTCGTTTACCTCACCTGGTTTTGATTCTTTCTTTACTGCCAGTCTTCTCACATGCACAAGTGCTGGACAATGATAGTTCCCGGCAATCTAACAGCTTAAAAAAGCAGGAAGATAGCGCACACAGCAATTTCGTTAGCAAGATGCAGCAATTTGCAGCGGCCACTCACCAGCAAACCATTAATGAACGAAATGCAGATAAAGCGGGTATAGTACAGAATGAAATCTTTGAGAACCTGAAGAAGACGATGCAGCATGCAAAGACCTATCTGAAGAATGGCATTGATACCGTTGGCATCAGCGGGGATATCTCAAAAATAAGTGAATGGCATGCCATTGCCGGAGATGGAATCTTTGTTAATATGGGTAGCGCTCAAACTTATCGTAACCTTACTACTTCTTATAACCTGTTAGGGGTATTGCAGAAACGTATCTCGCATCATAAAACTGAACTTGACAATTACCATCATAAGCTATCAAATTTTCGTTTTCAGATTGATTCTCTGGCGAGTGATTCAATGATGTTTGCATTCCCGGGTGATTCAGCTGCACTAACAAAATATCTTGGTAAACTTGCCACCATTGCCCGTGAGATCTCGCCAGCCGACAGCATTCTGCAGAAGGCGATGATTGATGTTGAAGCACTGCAAACGAAGGTCAACATGGAATCGTACCGGTTAACTACCAGTATTGATGAGCTAGAGCTGTATCAGCGTCAGCTCCATCGCCGGACATGGAGCAGGGAGTTTACGTATTTGTGGCAGCCAACAACCTACGACAGATCATTTACGACAATACTTGGTTATTCACTTGCAAAAAGCTGGCTTACATTCCGGTTCTATGCACAGAATAACTATGGGAAAATCCTGTTCATGCTGTTCCTCATCTTCATGACCACTCTATACATCCGATCACTGAAAACAATATATCGTCAGCGTGATTTAATAAGAAATGACTATGAGGGCCAACTGGTGTTGAGATATCCGGTACTGACGGCAATACTTATAATAGTAAACGTTTTTCAATTCATTTTTCCGGCGCCACCGTTCGCATTTAATGCCTTACTATGGTCAGTTTCGGCCGTCTCACTGACGCTGTTATTCCGTCGTTTCATCATTGGCTACTGGATGAAGATCTGGATAGCTTTATTTTCACTGTTTATCGCGGCCAGCGTGAACAATTTAATACTTCAGGCATCGAGAATAGAGAGATGGTTCATGTTTATGCTGGCTGCCTCCGGTATCTTGGTTACCTGGATAGTATTTAACAAGCGAAAGAACTGGCGCCAGCTAAGAGAGCAATGGATCATTTATTTTATCGGCTTTCTCCTGCTTCTTGAACTTGCCTCCATAATAGCAAACTGTTACGGACGCTATAATTTATCTAAAACACTGCTAACAAGCGGCTACTTTAACGTTGTAATAGCGATCATGTTTCTATGGACTGTACGCCTGATAAATGAAGGTCTGGAGCTTGCATTTAATATCTACTCAACACAGGACAGAAAACTTTTCTATCTTAACTTCCAACGTATCGGCAACAGGGCGCCAAAGCTTTTTTATCTCTTTCTTATAGTTGGCTGGTTTATATTGTTTGGCCGTAATTTTTACGCATTCCACCTGGTCACCGGGCCGGTTCAAACTTTGCTTTCTGAAGAACGAAGTGTTGGGGACTATACATTTACAATCAATACGCTGCTTTTATTTGTGCTCATTATGGGGCTGTCAGTAGTGATATCACGAATTGTCTCTTACTTTGCAGCTGACCGCCATCTCAATAATGAACATCCTGGTAAAACTGAAGGCACCGGAATTGGAAGCTGGCTATTATTAATCAGAATATTCATTATCACTTTAGGGTTGCTACTATCCTTTGCCGCAGCCGGTATTCCTATGGACAAGTTAGCTATCATTCTTGGTGCTTTAGGAGTTGGGATAGGCTTTGGTTTACAAACACTGGTGCACAATCTTGTTAGTGGACTTATTATAGCGTTTGAAAAACCTGTAAATGTCGGTGATATTGTCGAGATTGATAAACAATCCGGCGTCATGAAATCAATAGGATTTCGCAGTAGTGTCTTATCAACATGGGACGGGGCGAATATGGTGATGCCAAACGGAGATCTGCTTAATTCTCATCTCATAAACTGGACGCTCGGCGGCAACCGGCGGCGCATGCAGTTAACAGTAAACGTTGCTTTAAACTCAGATCTTGAAAAAGTGCAGGTATTACTACAGAAAGTTTTAGATTCAGATGACCGGATATCAAAACAAAAGAAACCTCTGGTACTTTTTGACGAATTTGTCAACAGTTCAATTAATGTAAAAGTTATATATTGGCTGAATGACTACCGAAACGACATTACTACAAAAAGCGACCTGATTATCGCCATTCAAAAAGCATTTCAGCAAAACGATATTACATTTCATTAG